From a region of the Cucumis sativus cultivar 9930 chromosome 6, Cucumber_9930_V3, whole genome shotgun sequence genome:
- the LOC116404585 gene encoding protein phosphatase 1 regulatory subunit 7-like: protein MSCLDIQQVLNDYKTKDPLTITTLKLNQKALSDINGLSLFKNLEKLDLTFNNLTSLQGLESCTNLKWLSVVQNKLDNLKGIEGLSRLNVLNAGKNKLRSMDEIRPLVGFCALILNDNEIASICKLDQMKNLNTLVLSRNPIHSIGDSLLKVKSMKKLSLSNCKHQSIESLKFCIELKELRLAHNEIRMLPNALAHNKKLLNLDLGNNVIMRWSDLKVLSSLGYLRNIYVRGNPIG from the coding sequence ATGTCTTGCTTGGATATACAGCAAGTTCTCAATGATTACAAAACCAAAGACCCACTCACCATCACTACTCTCAAGCTCAATCAAAAGGCTCTTTCTGATATAAATGGTTTGTcccttttcaaaaacttgGAGAAGCTTGATTTGACATTCAACAATCTCACATCGCTTCAGGGGTTGGAGTCATGCACCAATTTGAAGTGGCTCTCAGTTGTACAAAACAAACTTGATAACTTAAAAGGAATTGAAGGGCTTTCTAGACTTAATGTATTAAATGCGGGAAAGAATAAGCTTCGGTCAATGGACGAAATTAGACCCCTTGTTGGCTTTTGtgctttgattttgaatgacaatGAGATTGCTTCTATTTGCAAGCTTGATCAGATGAAGAACCTGAATACTCTGGTTCTTTCTAGAAATCCAATCCACAGTATTGGAGATTCTCTGTTGAAAGtgaaatcaatgaaaaagcTATCCCTTTCTAACTGCAAACATCAATCTATTGAATCCCTCAAGTTTTGTATCGAACTTAAAGAGCTTAGACTTGCTCACAATGAAATCAGGATGCTCCCCAATGCTTTGGCTCATAACAAGAAGTTGTTGAATTTGGATTTGGGAAATAATGTCATCATGAGATGGTCAGATTTAAAGGTATTGAGTTCATTAGGCTATCTGAGGAATATTTATGTTCGAGGGAATCCTATTGGATAA